From Shewanella psychrophila, a single genomic window includes:
- a CDS encoding acyltransferase codes for MKIHKLSDVLSTNIGEGTSIWQYSVILPKAVIGKGCNICAHTLIENDVTIGDNVTVKSGVYIWDGITIEDNVFIGPCVAFTNDKTPRSKQYPEMFLKTVIKNGASLGANSTILPGIVLGQNCMVGAGAVVTKDVPDYAVVVGNPAKILKYIEK; via the coding sequence ATGAAAATTCATAAGCTAAGTGACGTACTTTCAACTAATATTGGAGAAGGTACTAGTATTTGGCAGTATAGTGTTATTCTTCCAAAAGCTGTTATAGGTAAAGGATGTAATATTTGCGCCCATACATTGATTGAAAATGATGTAACTATTGGTGACAATGTCACGGTTAAATCTGGTGTGTATATTTGGGATGGAATTACTATTGAGGATAATGTTTTTATAGGTCCTTGCGTTGCATTTACAAACGATAAAACACCTCGCTCAAAACAATATCCCGAAATGTTTTTAAAAACGGTTATAAAAAATGGTGCTTCACTTGGAGCAAACTCAACGATTTTGCCTGGGATAGTCCTTGGTCAGAATTGTATGGTGGGTGCGGGCGCTGTTGTTACAAAGGACGTGCCTGATTATGCCGTAGTTGTTGGGAACCCTGCAAAGATTCTAAAATATATTGAGAAATAA
- the rfbG gene encoding CDP-glucose 4,6-dehydratase: MKQNGRVGNMFGNVYKGKKVLVTGHTGFKGTWLTSWLLDLGADVCGISKDIPSQPSMFEVLELDTKIEHHIADVRDLDIISNIINSYKPDFLFHLAAQPIVSLSYHDPLETISSNVMGTANILEVLRKLNHRCNAVIITSDKCYENVEWVWGYKETDPVGGRDIYSGSKGAAEVIFHAYQKSFFPTAEGNVRIATGRAGNVIGGGDWAVDRIVADCMRAWNSGDKVEIRCPDATRPWQHVLEPLSGYLALGQGLETQKSNHGEQYNFGPRSEQNHTVKDLLTDLSEHWDFDNINQAYDITDNIPFHEAGLLKLNCDKALFNLKWEASLNYEQCIKFVSEWYYLFYQGKENMSEFTSKQIKDYQEIANKRKLVWCK, translated from the coding sequence ATGAAGCAAAATGGAAGAGTTGGTAATATGTTTGGTAACGTATATAAAGGCAAAAAAGTACTAGTAACCGGTCATACTGGTTTTAAAGGAACATGGTTGACATCTTGGCTATTAGATTTAGGTGCGGATGTTTGTGGTATATCAAAAGATATCCCTTCTCAACCATCTATGTTTGAAGTTTTGGAGCTAGACACTAAAATTGAGCATCATATTGCAGATGTTCGAGACTTAGATATTATTTCAAATATTATTAATTCTTATAAGCCTGACTTTTTATTCCACTTAGCTGCTCAGCCTATAGTGTCACTTTCTTACCATGATCCGCTCGAAACTATATCCTCGAACGTCATGGGCACTGCTAATATTCTTGAAGTATTGAGGAAGCTTAATCACAGATGTAATGCTGTTATTATAACAAGCGACAAGTGTTACGAAAATGTCGAGTGGGTCTGGGGCTATAAGGAGACTGATCCCGTTGGGGGGCGCGATATATACAGTGGTTCTAAAGGTGCTGCCGAAGTTATATTTCATGCCTACCAAAAATCATTTTTCCCGACTGCTGAAGGTAATGTAAGAATTGCCACAGGTCGAGCGGGCAACGTAATTGGTGGCGGTGATTGGGCTGTCGATCGTATTGTTGCTGATTGTATGAGAGCCTGGAATAGTGGTGATAAGGTAGAAATAAGGTGTCCAGACGCTACACGCCCTTGGCAGCATGTATTAGAGCCTTTAAGTGGTTATCTTGCACTAGGGCAAGGACTTGAAACACAAAAGTCAAATCATGGTGAACAGTATAATTTTGGTCCTCGTTCCGAACAAAATCATACTGTTAAAGATCTTTTAACTGATCTTAGCGAACATTGGGATTTTGATAATATTAATCAAGCATATGATATTACCGACAATATACCATTTCATGAGGCTGGTTTATTAAAGCTTAACTGCGATAAAGCACTTTTCAATTTGAAGTGGGAAGCCAGCTTGAACTATGAACAATGTATTAAATTTGTTAGTGAGTGGTATTACCTATTTTATCAAGGTAAAGAAAATATGAGTGAGTTCACTTCTAAACAAATTAAAGATTATCAAGAAATAGCTAACAAAAGAAAATTAGTATGGTGTAAATAG
- the rfbF gene encoding glucose-1-phosphate cytidylyltransferase, producing MKVLLLAGGFGTRLSEETDIRPKPMVDIGGKPILWHIMKMYSQHGYNDFVILLGYKGYYIKEYFANYFLHQSDVTIDLSTNEMKINKNTSEPWTVTLIDTGLHTMTGGRIKRAKEIIGDEPFMLTYGDGVSDIDILSLVDFHKSHGKAITMTSVQPEGRFGALELEGDQITNFLEKPKGDGHWINGGFFVCEPKVLDYIQSGDKTVFEQEPLQSLATDGELMSYKHYGFWKCMDSLNDKQKLNEMFDSNEAKWKSW from the coding sequence ATGAAAGTATTATTGTTAGCAGGTGGTTTTGGAACAAGATTAAGTGAAGAAACTGATATTCGACCAAAGCCAATGGTTGATATTGGTGGGAAGCCAATCCTTTGGCATATTATGAAAATGTATTCTCAACATGGATATAATGACTTTGTGATCTTGCTGGGTTATAAAGGCTATTATATAAAAGAGTACTTTGCTAATTATTTTCTGCACCAAAGTGATGTGACTATCGATTTATCAACTAACGAGATGAAAATTAATAAAAACACTTCAGAACCTTGGACTGTTACATTAATCGATACTGGTTTGCATACTATGACTGGTGGGCGAATAAAGCGAGCTAAAGAAATAATCGGTGATGAGCCTTTTATGCTAACTTATGGTGATGGTGTATCAGATATAGATATTTTGTCATTGGTAGATTTTCATAAAAGCCATGGCAAGGCTATTACGATGACTTCAGTACAGCCAGAAGGAAGATTTGGTGCATTAGAGCTTGAAGGAGATCAAATAACCAATTTTCTTGAAAAGCCAAAGGGTGATGGACATTGGATCAACGGTGGTTTTTTTGTTTGTGAACCTAAAGTTTTAGATTATATTCAGAGTGGTGATAAAACTGTTTTTGAACAAGAACCTCTTCAGAGTTTAGCAACAGACGGCGAGTTAATGTCTTATAAACACTATGGATTTTGGAAGTGCATGGATTCACTAAATGATAAACAAAAGTTGAACGAAATGTTTGACTCTAATGAAGCAAAATGGAAGAGTTGGTAA
- a CDS encoding DegT/DnrJ/EryC1/StrS family aminotransferase: MISFLNLKEINAQYAEELKQACSRVIDSGWYLMGKELESFESQFASYCGTKCCIGVANGLDALTLTLRAWKELGKLEDGDEVIVQANTYIASILAITVNNLKPVLVEPDEYTFNLSPHLVEKAITAKTKVLLPVHLYGQMSPMPEIMEIAHKHNLLVLEDCAQAHGAKINGKNAGNWGDAGAFSFYPGKNLGALGDAGAVTTNSAELAKAIRSLGNYGSEKKYENIYRGVNSRLDEIQAAMLNVKLPYLDAEIRQRRHISERYLNEITNPLVKLPASKNEDTHVWHLFVVMCANRESLQSYLQKQGIQTLIHYPVPPHKQQAYKGLNSLSLPKTEKIHQEVLSLPLGPTMVESDITAVVNAVNLFNI; encoded by the coding sequence ATGATTTCATTTTTGAACTTAAAAGAAATAAATGCACAATATGCAGAGGAGTTGAAACAGGCGTGTTCTAGAGTGATCGACTCAGGCTGGTATTTGATGGGGAAGGAATTAGAGTCATTCGAGAGTCAATTTGCAAGTTATTGTGGAACGAAGTGTTGTATTGGTGTAGCAAATGGTTTGGATGCATTAACACTTACATTAAGAGCTTGGAAAGAACTTGGTAAACTAGAAGATGGTGATGAAGTCATTGTTCAAGCAAACACTTATATAGCTTCTATTTTGGCTATTACGGTGAATAACTTAAAACCAGTATTGGTAGAACCAGATGAATATACGTTTAACTTATCTCCACATCTAGTTGAAAAAGCGATAACAGCAAAAACCAAAGTATTATTGCCTGTGCATTTATATGGCCAAATGTCGCCAATGCCAGAAATAATGGAAATCGCGCATAAACATAATTTGTTAGTATTGGAAGATTGTGCTCAAGCACATGGTGCAAAAATAAATGGCAAAAATGCAGGTAATTGGGGTGATGCTGGTGCATTTAGCTTTTATCCAGGTAAGAATTTGGGGGCTTTAGGTGATGCTGGAGCAGTAACTACTAATAGTGCAGAGCTTGCAAAAGCTATCAGATCACTTGGGAATTATGGTTCAGAGAAAAAATATGAAAATATTTATCGAGGAGTTAATAGTCGCTTAGATGAAATTCAAGCCGCTATGCTAAATGTGAAACTACCTTATCTTGACGCAGAAATTAGACAGCGTAGACATATTTCAGAACGTTATCTAAATGAAATAACGAACCCTTTAGTCAAGTTACCTGCGTCAAAAAATGAAGATACTCACGTTTGGCATCTTTTTGTTGTAATGTGTGCGAATAGAGAATCGCTACAGAGCTATCTGCAGAAACAAGGAATTCAAACTCTAATTCATTACCCAGTTCCCCCCCATAAGCAACAAGCATATAAAGGATTGAATAGTTTAAGCTTACCTAAGACGGAAAAAATACATCAAGAAGTTTTAAGTTTACCATTAGGGCCGACTATGGTTGAGTCTGATATCACTGCTGTTGTTAATGCTGTTAATCTGTTTAATATATGA
- a CDS encoding glycosyltransferase family 2 protein, which produces MSNNPLVSVVVPLYNCADFITETVESIINQSYKNFEIVIVDNCSTDESLSVVNEYSHKFSNISVIQTMNNSGGPAHPRNLGIESSKGDYIAFLDSDDIWEENKLQLQIDLMMSESYNFLSTSTCNIDQYGVPLKSNLKKPNEDKKSYGVKSMLVRNTITTSSVIVERQFIGSLRFSEDIDLVTVEDYFLWLQLLNKQDCKFCHLGDALVRYRVFSASLGSKGGKSRFLIKSLLASSKFLLLSNGKYLGIVLISHLLRFFRLLLNRDI; this is translated from the coding sequence ATGAGCAATAATCCATTGGTAAGTGTGGTTGTACCATTATATAACTGTGCAGACTTTATTACAGAAACAGTTGAATCAATAATTAATCAAAGCTATAAAAACTTTGAAATTGTAATTGTTGATAATTGTTCTACTGATGAAAGTTTAAGTGTGGTGAATGAGTACAGTCACAAATTTAGTAATATATCAGTAATTCAAACAATGAACAATTCAGGCGGACCTGCGCATCCTCGTAATCTTGGTATTGAATCTTCAAAAGGTGATTACATCGCGTTTCTTGACTCCGATGACATATGGGAGGAAAATAAATTACAGCTTCAAATAGATTTAATGATGTCTGAAAGTTATAATTTCTTATCAACATCGACATGTAATATTGATCAGTATGGGGTACCGCTAAAATCTAACTTAAAAAAACCTAATGAAGATAAGAAAAGTTATGGTGTAAAATCTATGTTAGTTAGGAATACGATAACGACATCCTCTGTCATCGTCGAACGTCAATTTATTGGTTCGCTTAGGTTTTCCGAAGATATTGACTTGGTGACAGTTGAAGATTATTTTTTATGGTTACAGTTGCTGAATAAACAAGACTGCAAATTTTGCCATTTAGGAGATGCTCTTGTCAGATATCGTGTTTTCTCGGCATCTTTAGGAAGTAAAGGCGGTAAATCTAGGTTTTTAATTAAATCGCTTTTGGCATCATCAAAGTTTTTGCTTTTATCAAATGGGAAATACTTAGGCATAGTTTTAATTTCTCATCTGTTAAGATTTTTTCGCCTTTTACTTAATAGAGATATATAA
- a CDS encoding NAD-dependent epimerase/dehydratase family protein has translation MDVLITGGLGNLGLWITKHYLSLGHKVCVLGRSEKVVIVHPNYHFLKADITSLMQIESVIDEYFDLCIHAASYNEHFKSGYSKDALLINSLGTEYLCQALSINGVGKLIYFSTFHVYGLSEGEITERTEVEPKNDYGLTHYFAEKYIEKHSRTNGLNYLIFRLTNSYGCPADDQTDKWYLIFNDFCRQAVENNNIKLTSNGKGKRDFIWMGDVVDIISKEQYEKLPLNSIYNLSSGAIYSLRELASYVQDAYYEFSGNKIDVTFNEDDFSSANNLMVSNSKLTSFVDFEFKNKFSKEALSIFTLLGNKK, from the coding sequence ATGGATGTACTTATAACTGGCGGTCTTGGAAATTTAGGTTTGTGGATTACAAAGCATTACCTTTCGCTCGGTCATAAAGTCTGTGTGTTAGGAAGAAGCGAAAAAGTAGTCATTGTTCATCCTAATTATCATTTTTTGAAGGCTGATATTACAAGTTTGATGCAGATAGAATCTGTTATAGATGAATATTTTGATTTGTGTATTCATGCCGCTAGTTATAACGAACATTTCAAATCTGGTTATTCAAAAGATGCTCTGCTTATCAACTCACTAGGAACTGAATATCTATGTCAGGCCTTATCAATTAATGGTGTGGGTAAGTTAATTTATTTCAGTACTTTTCATGTGTATGGCTTGTCTGAGGGGGAAATAACAGAGCGTACTGAAGTAGAACCTAAAAATGATTATGGGTTAACGCATTATTTTGCTGAAAAATATATAGAAAAACACTCTAGAACAAACGGCCTGAATTATTTAATTTTTAGATTAACTAATAGTTACGGTTGTCCTGCGGATGATCAAACAGATAAGTGGTATCTCATTTTTAATGATTTTTGTCGTCAAGCCGTAGAAAATAATAATATAAAACTCACTAGTAACGGGAAAGGTAAGAGAGACTTTATCTGGATGGGAGATGTTGTAGACATCATCAGTAAGGAACAATACGAGAAATTACCTTTAAATAGTATTTATAATTTATCTTCCGGAGCTATATATTCTTTGAGAGAGCTCGCTTCCTATGTTCAAGATGCATACTATGAGTTTTCTGGAAATAAAATAGATGTGACTTTTAATGAAGATGACTTTTCAAGCGCTAATAATCTAATGGTTTCGAATAGTAAATTGACTTCCTTTGTAGACTTCGAATTTAAAAATAAATTTTCTAAAGAAGCATTAAGTATATTTACACTACTTGGTAATAAGAAATGA
- a CDS encoding NAD-dependent epimerase/dehydratase family protein produces MKALVLGATGFIGQKLVERLLIENLSVTAITRGGKALNKLDERVKFIVFDLISSPVSMIDFSKYDVVFNCAGEIKDESKMEDLHVNSVRSMLEQLKGTGTKWVQLSSVGVYGPKHMAHITENELFQPHGTYEVTKANAEIIVKDYCILNNIAFSIVRPSNVFGCEMPNESLRSLIKMVQSGMFFYIGNPRDYRVNYVHVDNVVESLFLCGQLQSSDREDYIISDNMLLTDFVSLISKFYMKRGRVFTLNKRLVTLVSQLFRNWSRFPLTKSRISALTSNVTYENDKIILQLSYKPCIAIEDGIADFLSKDSGLNLKS; encoded by the coding sequence ATGAAAGCTTTGGTGTTGGGGGCTACGGGTTTTATTGGCCAAAAGTTGGTAGAAAGATTACTCATTGAAAATTTGAGCGTAACAGCGATCACAAGAGGCGGGAAAGCGCTTAACAAATTGGATGAAAGAGTAAAGTTTATTGTCTTTGATTTAATTAGTAGTCCTGTTTCTATGATTGATTTTTCTAAGTACGATGTTGTTTTTAACTGTGCTGGAGAAATCAAAGATGAAAGTAAGATGGAAGATCTGCATGTCAATTCTGTACGGAGCATGTTAGAGCAGTTAAAAGGAACTGGTACTAAATGGGTACAGTTAAGCAGTGTTGGTGTTTATGGTCCTAAACATATGGCTCATATTACTGAAAATGAGTTATTTCAACCTCATGGAACTTATGAAGTAACTAAGGCTAATGCCGAGATTATTGTGAAAGATTACTGTATTTTAAATAATATTGCCTTTTCTATCGTTAGGCCTTCTAACGTCTTCGGTTGTGAGATGCCTAATGAATCGTTGCGGTCTCTTATTAAAATGGTTCAGTCCGGGATGTTTTTTTACATCGGAAACCCTAGAGACTACAGAGTGAACTATGTACATGTTGATAATGTCGTGGAAAGTCTTTTTTTGTGTGGCCAGTTACAATCTTCAGATCGAGAAGATTATATTATATCAGACAACATGCTACTTACCGACTTTGTTAGCTTGATTTCAAAATTTTATATGAAACGTGGTAGGGTATTTACCTTGAATAAAAGGTTAGTAACATTGGTGAGTCAGCTTTTTAGAAATTGGTCACGATTTCCATTAACAAAGTCAAGGATTTCCGCATTGACTTCAAATGTGACCTATGAAAATGATAAAATTATCCTACAACTCAGCTATAAACCTTGCATTGCCATAGAAGATGGAATTGCCGATTTTTTATCAAAGGATTCAGGTTTAAATTTAAAATCTTAA
- a CDS encoding dTDP-4-dehydrorhamnose 3,5-epimerase, producing the protein MIEGVNVEPLRKIPNDKGDIYHGLKSTDESYVSFGEAYFSNVNHGDIKGWKKHNEMVLSLIVPVGSIRFVIYDDRFHSSTFQQFFEITLGIKNYSRLTIAPGLWVSFQGMQIGQNLLLNIASIEHDPSESVNCPLEQINYNWN; encoded by the coding sequence ATGATAGAAGGAGTAAATGTTGAGCCATTACGTAAGATTCCCAATGATAAAGGTGATATTTATCATGGTTTGAAATCTACTGATGAGTCATATGTTTCTTTCGGCGAGGCATATTTTTCTAACGTTAATCATGGTGATATTAAAGGTTGGAAAAAGCATAATGAAATGGTGCTGAGCTTAATCGTGCCTGTTGGAAGTATCAGGTTTGTGATATATGATGACCGCTTTCATTCAAGTACATTTCAGCAGTTCTTTGAAATTACACTAGGTATTAAAAACTACTCTCGTTTAACTATTGCGCCTGGGTTGTGGGTTTCTTTTCAGGGAATGCAAATAGGACAAAATTTGTTACTAAATATTGCGAGTATTGAGCATGACCCCTCAGAGAGCGTCAATTGCCCTCTAGAGCAAATTAATTACAACTGGAATTAG
- the rfbA gene encoding glucose-1-phosphate thymidylyltransferase RfbA, whose protein sequence is MKKKDITNECENTSLTQITTDTSTCYKGIVLAGGSGTRLYPITKGVSKQLLPVYDKPMIYYPLSVLMLAGINDILVITTPEDNASFIRLLGDGSDFGINLTYEIQESPDGLAQAFIIGEEFIGDDPVCLVLGDNLFWGQGFSPMLKKAAEKNVGATVFGYQVQDPERFGVVDFDENMKALSIEEKPTNPKSNFAVTGLYFYDNSVVDIAKNIQPSDRGELEISSINQAYLEKGLLEVELLGRGFAWLDTGTHETLLDSAMFVETIERRQGYKIACLEEIAFNNNWLTVQQIKELAEPMMKNSYGRYLVELIKGSK, encoded by the coding sequence ATGAAAAAAAAAGATATAACTAATGAATGTGAAAACACTTCTTTAACTCAAATTACCACCGATACTTCAACCTGTTACAAAGGTATTGTGTTAGCAGGAGGATCTGGGACAAGGCTTTACCCTATTACTAAAGGTGTTTCAAAACAGCTCTTACCAGTTTATGACAAACCAATGATTTACTACCCTTTATCTGTTTTGATGCTTGCGGGTATAAATGATATTCTAGTTATCACTACCCCAGAGGATAATGCAAGTTTTATAAGGTTATTAGGCGACGGTAGTGATTTTGGTATTAATTTAACATATGAAATCCAAGAAAGTCCTGATGGTTTGGCGCAGGCTTTTATTATTGGTGAAGAGTTTATTGGTGATGATCCAGTCTGTTTAGTCTTAGGTGATAACCTTTTCTGGGGGCAAGGCTTTTCTCCAATGTTAAAAAAAGCCGCTGAAAAAAATGTTGGAGCAACTGTTTTTGGTTATCAAGTACAAGATCCTGAACGCTTTGGTGTTGTGGATTTTGATGAAAATATGAAAGCACTTTCAATTGAAGAGAAGCCGACAAATCCAAAATCTAATTTTGCGGTTACTGGTTTGTATTTCTACGATAACAGTGTGGTTGATATTGCGAAAAATATACAGCCATCCGACAGAGGTGAATTAGAAATATCTAGTATTAACCAAGCCTATTTAGAGAAAGGTTTGTTAGAAGTAGAGCTCCTTGGTCGAGGGTTTGCCTGGTTAGATACGGGGACTCATGAAACCTTATTAGACTCAGCCATGTTTGTTGAAACAATTGAGAGACGCCAAGGTTACAAAATAGCTTGTTTAGAAGAAATTGCATTTAATAATAATTGGTTAACCGTACAACAAATCAAAGAATTAGCGGAACCGATGATGAAAAATAGTTATGGTCGCTATTTAGTAGAGCTAATTAAGGGTAGTAAATGA
- a CDS encoding glycosyltransferase family 4 protein produces the protein MNIAFYSPYPTISGVSILFLRLASYLSQTHNIFIMDLNGGYMHSKIPENCKFIPYDSPEMLPPDTILVVQSCALWRIPFIDKFDIKTRVFLWNLHPDNLNPNIGGKKTGLVGMVLKVINLLNHYRKKKLKTQTKLFIENKAIYFMDMENLKNTERLLDINIENNLLLPIINNVSYPNKIKNYKVSKSEVIKCIWVGRIEGFKLQILLYTISQLEAYKEHKIHLTIVGRGRDKKIVDSYLRKCQNLIYSCIDNVSFNELTNLFKDKHLAFGMGTSALDSASIGLPTVCLDYSYSKISKYYQFHFLHENTGYIVGSEINAPKFFSNSCNLYKIFNEIIHDGLTVSEKSFNYCLNNHSYRISDKIPDILSNSSLTIGTLLKYRLSDADFITKLIANVLNKNKVDSSGFILF, from the coding sequence ATGAACATCGCATTTTATAGTCCTTATCCAACAATAAGCGGTGTTTCGATTCTGTTCTTAAGATTGGCTTCATATTTATCTCAAACACATAATATTTTTATTATGGATTTAAATGGCGGCTATATGCATAGTAAGATACCTGAAAATTGCAAATTCATACCATATGACAGTCCAGAAATGCTTCCCCCAGATACAATCTTGGTTGTTCAATCTTGCGCTTTGTGGCGAATTCCATTTATTGATAAATTTGATATAAAAACAAGGGTGTTCTTGTGGAACCTTCATCCTGATAATCTCAATCCTAATATAGGGGGGAAGAAAACAGGTTTGGTAGGAATGGTCTTAAAAGTTATTAACCTTTTAAATCATTACAGGAAAAAGAAGCTAAAAACTCAAACCAAGTTATTCATAGAGAATAAAGCTATTTATTTTATGGATATGGAAAATTTAAAAAATACAGAAAGATTACTAGATATAAATATAGAAAACAACTTGTTACTTCCCATTATCAACAATGTTTCTTATCCAAATAAAATTAAAAATTATAAGGTTTCAAAAAGTGAAGTTATTAAATGTATATGGGTTGGGAGAATTGAGGGGTTTAAATTACAAATACTACTTTATACAATTTCACAGCTTGAAGCTTACAAAGAACACAAGATACATTTAACTATAGTCGGCAGAGGAAGGGATAAAAAAATTGTTGATTCGTACCTTCGTAAATGTCAGAATCTAATTTATTCTTGCATTGACAACGTCTCCTTTAATGAATTAACAAATCTATTTAAGGACAAGCACTTAGCTTTTGGCATGGGTACTAGTGCGTTAGATAGTGCTTCAATTGGACTTCCTACTGTTTGTTTAGATTATTCTTATTCTAAAATATCAAAATATTACCAATTTCATTTCTTACATGAGAATACTGGTTACATAGTCGGTTCTGAAATTAATGCACCTAAATTTTTCTCTAATAGTTGTAACCTTTATAAAATTTTTAATGAGATTATTCATGATGGTCTAACTGTCTCTGAGAAGAGCTTTAACTACTGCTTAAATAATCATTCTTATCGTATATCCGATAAAATCCCCGATATACTGTCCAACTCTAGCTTAACCATTGGAACGCTGTTAAAATATAGACTTTCAGATGCAGACTTCATAACTAAATTGATTGCCAATGTATTAAATAAAAACAAAGTAGATTCGTCAGGTTTTATTCTTTTTTAA
- a CDS encoding sugar 3,4-ketoisomerase yields MSLINIINFKSLGDERGGLVALEGNKEIPFEIKRVYFISGTQTGVARGFHAHKELRQVAVCISGYCKFILDDGSERQECVLDSPTNGMLIDKMQWHEMHDFSDDCVLLVIASDYYDEADYIRDYGNFLGLTLK; encoded by the coding sequence ATGAGTTTAATTAATATTATCAATTTCAAATCATTAGGTGATGAACGTGGTGGTCTAGTTGCACTTGAAGGAAACAAAGAAATCCCGTTCGAGATTAAACGCGTATATTTCATTTCGGGGACTCAGACTGGTGTTGCGAGAGGTTTTCATGCCCATAAAGAATTGAGACAAGTTGCTGTATGCATCAGTGGTTACTGCAAATTTATTCTGGATGACGGTAGTGAAAGGCAAGAATGTGTATTGGATAGCCCAACTAATGGAATGCTCATAGATAAAATGCAATGGCATGAAATGCACGACTTTAGTGATGATTGTGTTTTATTGGTTATAGCAAGTGATTATTATGATGAAGCAGATTATATTCGTGATTATGGCAATTTCTTAGGGTTAACTTTAAAATGA